The nucleotide sequence ATGAAAAATAGTTGGCCAGAGCGGTATAAGAACCGCTCCGACCAAATACCACAACAATTGATAAAAAACTATTTCATATGACGTCAACAAAAAACATCAACGCACTTACCAACCCTCATTTTGGGTTAGGTTAGGATTCAATCGCACTTGATTATTCGGAATAGGGAAGAGCAACTTATAGTCTTCCACATTTTTTCCCTGGTCTCTCATGACGTTCAAAAATTCGCCTCTTCTTTTTAGGTCCCATGCCCTTTGTCCCTCGAAAGCCAATTCAAACCTTCTTTCTTCCAATACGGCAGTTCTAAACTCGTCTTGAGACAATCCGGCCAAATCAGAAAGATCGGTCTCGACACCGTTTCGAGCTCTTTCTCTCACCCTATTGATCCATGTATATTTATTGTTGTCCTCTGGGTCGACTTCATTTAAAGCTTCGGCAGCGATCAACAATACATCGGCAAACCGGATGACATTAAAATTAACTCCCGATTGCAATTCATTGGCGCGATCATCGAACTTACTGACATAGTAAGGATACACCCCAGGACCATAGGCTTCTTCCATAGTAATGGTACCGGTAACCCCATCGATATGTTCATAGCTATCGGCAATGGTTACCGAACGACGATATGAGATCGGGTTATCATCGGTGAATTCCGTGCTCGGGGCAATAGACCCGCCTACCACGGTATTGGCCCAAAAGGAATTCCCATAGGAACCGGGAAGTGCACGTGGACCAAAGCTTCCTGGAATCGGGTTATTTCTTTCGCCACTTAAATATTGTATCTGGTAAATATGTTCAATACCATTATTGTGCTCAGTCTTAAAGATATGGGCATAGTCATCAAAAAGATCATAGGCCCCTGAATCGATAACCCTTTTGGCATGGACCAAGGCATTTTCGAAATCGTTCCTATAAAGATATATCCGCGCCAACAGTGCATCTGCAATATGGGCATTCAACCTGCCTGCAAGGCTAGTTTCCGGTAATTCCAAAGCGGCCTCGCCCAAATCCCTTGTAATCAAACTATACACCTCATCGGCCGTAGCACGTGGGGTATCTACCGCATCGAACCCAATGGTCGGGGTCTCGTATATGGGCACACCTCCCATTGTTCTGACCAAATGCCAATAAAAAAGGGCCCGCAAAGCTTTGGCCTCAGACACGATATCCGCTCTTTTTTCTTCATCGAAATCTATTTCGGCCGTGTATAAGGCCACCTCATTGGCCAAGTTTATACCGTCGTAGGCAGACCTCCAAAAACCTTCGGTGACCTCATTGCTATAGGTAAACTCATCCCATTCGAATAAATCGGATACATTGGGGGATACGGTCGCATTGTCCGCATTTACCTCCCCATAGTTAATTGCGGTGTTGCCATATAATGAATATACAGCATTGTACACACCGTACAATCCGGCCACGGCATCATCTTCAGAAGAATAAAAATTTGCAATACTTATGTTTCCGGCCGGGTTTTCTTCTAAATCTCCCTCACAAGATGTCAGGCACACGGCCAAAGACATCATCAGACCTGTTAGATATGTTATATTTTTCATGATATTTTCTTGTTATATTAAAAACCTAATTTCATTCCAATCCTAAAACTTCTAGAAGAAGGATATGCTCCGTTATCGACCCCGAAACTAACATTACTGGAGGCGTACAAATCTACCTCTGGATCAAAACCGGAATAGTCGGTTATGGTGATCAAATTATCTGCAGCGATATATAGCTGCGCACTTCTGAACCATTGTAACCCGAGGTCATCAATAGGCAAATTATATGAGAGATTGATGGTCTTTACCCGTAAATAAGAACCATCCTCAACATTTCTATCACTAAAGTTTTTCCATTCCCCGGCATTGGTCAAGGGAGCTTCAATGGTACTTCCGGTTCCCGGCCCCTGCCATCGTTCATCGAAGGCCTTTTGCAGCACATTGTGTTTTTGAGGTTGGGCATAGAGTCCGATAGTATTCATATTGGCAATGTCATTTCCTTGACTTCCGTTTATAAATACCGATAGGCTTAAATTTTTATACGAAAATGAATTGGTGAACCCATAGATAAAGTCTGGGTTAGGATCCCCTACCACTTCTTTATCGTCTAAGTTCTGCTTAAAGCCATCGCCATTCAGGTCTCTGTACTTGGGAAGTCCGACCCTATTTACACCACCGACCGTGTTGCCTTCGGCAATAATTTCTTCTTCCGATTCCCAAATACCATCAAAACGATAGCCAAAAAACTGGCCTAAGGGTTTACCTACTTGGGCAATGGACGAACCATAAGCGGTCTCTCCCCTTCCGATTCCATTGATCAGTTCATCGGTACCTTCAGGTAGTTCCAACAGTTTATTTCGGTTAAAGGAGATATTGAAATTAGAGTTCCAGGTAAGTTTCCCGAAATTATGGTTCATTCCAAGGTCAAATTCAAATCCCCTGTTTTCTACCTTACCAATATTTTGGACACTGGTATTATATCCAGATTGCGTAGGTATCGCCACACTTAACAGAAGGTCTTCGGTAGTTTTTACGTAATAGCCCGCCTCAAGATTTAGATGGCCATCAAAAAAGCCCATTTCAAGACCCACATCGGTCTGTTTTGTACGCTCCCATTTTAAATCGGGATTGTTAATTCTATTTGGAGCCAAGCCTACTACCGGAACACCACCAATAATAGGTTGATCGGTTGCCGCATAAAGCGCCAATGAATTATAGGCCCCGATAGATTCGTTACCTGTAAGTCCGTAACTACCCCTTAACTTTAATGCACTAAAGACATTGAGGTCTTGAATAAAATCTTCCTCTACCAGTCGCCAAGCAATAGCTCCCGAAGGGAAGACCCCCCACTTTTTACCGGTACCGAATTTTGAGGAACCGTCCCTACGGATAGAGCCCGTAATGATGTATTTATCGTCAAACACATAGTTGACCCTTCCTAAATAAGACAACAAAGCAGATTCCGTTGCCCCACTCTTAGACGGTCTTGGATCAGAACCCAATTCCAAGTTATTGAACTCGACCAAATCGGTAAAAAAGTCATCGGTACGCGAAAACACGCTCTCTAACTTATTACTTTGGTAGGTATATCCAATAACCGCATCTATCCGGTGCTTATCCCCGATAGACTTGTTGTAGTTAAAAGTGTATTCCGCCAATAGATTGGTTCGCTGCAAGGTTCCTACGGAGGCTATACCCTTATTGGGCAAGGCCTGTGTTTCTGCTGTAGTAGGTGTGTAAGCATTCCTTTTGGAATTGATCAGGTCCGCTCCAAAATTGGCCTTGAACGACAGTCCACTCAATATTTCATATTGCAAAAAAGCATTACTCAAAACGCGTGTGGTATAGGTAAGATCGGTTCGTGTCTTAGCAATGGACACCGGGTTTTCAAGAACTTTTACCGTTTCATCGTGATTGTGCACATAATTGCCGTCACTATCCTTAACCGGAATTACGGGCGTCGTTGTCAAGGCATTCCACAATGGCGTATCGTTTTGATACCCACCTCCATCGGAATCTACCGCATCGTTAATGGTTCGGGTAATATTGGCGTTCATACCAAACTTCAACCTTTCCCCCAAATCTTGATCTAGGTTAAATTTAAGTCCGGCCCGTTTAAAATTAGATTCGATGATGATCCCGTCTTGGTCCATATAGTTACCGGAAACCAAATATCTGGTCCCTTCACGACCTCCTGAAACGGTAAGGTTGTAATTATTGGTAATGGCGCTCCTGAAAATCTGGTCTTGCCAATCGGTTCCTTCCCCTAAATCTTCGGGCAAAGGCTTGTTTATTCCGTCATATATAAGTGGTTGACTGTTATTGGTAGCCCACTCGTTCGTCAGGATCGCAAGTTCTTCGGCATTTGCCAAATCCAACTTTTTCCTAACCGAGCTGATGGTAGAGGAATATTCAAAATCGATTTTCGCCTTACCCTGACCTCCTCTTTTGGTAGTAACGATCACTACGCCATTAGCCCCCCTAGCTCCGTAAATCGCCGTTGCGGAAGCATCTTTCAAAACTTCTATCGAGGCAATTTCGGAAGAACTGATACTGGTTAAGGGGTCACTTGCCGAAGCCCTGTTCCCTCCTGCTTCGGGAGTCGTATTACTATTGTCTATAGGAAAACCATCGACTACATATAGGGGTTGACTAGAAGCATTGATAGAGTTCGTTCCCCTTACCCTGATTCGGATACCACCGCCAGGCGCGTTGGAAGCCGCCCTAATATCAACACCGGAAGCCTTACCTTGCAAGGACTGTACAAAGGTATTGGAAGGTGTTTTTTCGAGGTCGGAACCTTTTACAGAAGCCACGGAACCCGTAAGATCTTTTTTCCGTACCGTTCCATACCCTACGACAACAACTTCTTCAAGGCCTGCTGCATCTTCCTTTAAACCAATGTTCACGGAAGATTGTCCGTTCAACCCGACTTCCTTGGTGGCGAAACCGATATATGAAATTACCAGAACCGCATTTTCATCGGCAACATTCAATACAAAATTTCCATCAAAATCACTTTGGGTACCGTTCGTGGTTCCCTTTTCCAAAATATTCGCCCCTGGCAAAGGTGCGCCATCGGCGTCGGAAACCATACCCGAAACCTGAAATTGGACAGGGCCTTCGTTGTACATAACCTTATTATCGGTACTCGGAGGCCTTTTTTCTTTTGGGTTTTTCTTGGTGAGGATGATTTGCCGATTTCGGGTCTTATAAGCCACATCAGAACGGTCAAATAGAAGGGCCAATATTTCCGAAATTTTCTTGTTCTCAATGTGTAATGTCACCTTTCTGTCAACATCTATCCGTTCACTTTCATATAAAAAACGGAACTCGGAAATCGATTCTATTTCATTGAAAACCTGCTCTATACTAGTATTCTCGAGATTTAAGGTCAATTTCTTACCCTGTGCGTAAGAGTTGGCCTGAATCTCAAACAATGAAACTATAAGTAATATGGTGGTGAGTTTCATTTTTAGGTTCATTTTAGGGAAATACCGGAACGGCAACCCCCAACTAACGATTTTTTTCATAGTTTTGGTTGGATTAAATAATTTAGAAAACGTTGTTTAATTCGCACTTATTCAATCGGGAAATGGTCTCAAGCATTTTCCGATTTTTTTATTGAAAGCATTATTTACATAGGCACTGACTTTTGTAATTA is from Zobellia galactanivorans and encodes:
- a CDS encoding RagB/SusD family nutrient uptake outer membrane protein, with product MKNITYLTGLMMSLAVCLTSCEGDLEENPAGNISIANFYSSEDDAVAGLYGVYNAVYSLYGNTAINYGEVNADNATVSPNVSDLFEWDEFTYSNEVTEGFWRSAYDGINLANEVALYTAEIDFDEEKRADIVSEAKALRALFYWHLVRTMGGVPIYETPTIGFDAVDTPRATADEVYSLITRDLGEAALELPETSLAGRLNAHIADALLARIYLYRNDFENALVHAKRVIDSGAYDLFDDYAHIFKTEHNNGIEHIYQIQYLSGERNNPIPGSFGPRALPGSYGNSFWANTVVGGSIAPSTEFTDDNPISYRRSVTIADSYEHIDGVTGTITMEEAYGPGVYPYYVSKFDDRANELQSGVNFNVIRFADVLLIAAEALNEVDPEDNNKYTWINRVRERARNGVETDLSDLAGLSQDEFRTAVLEERRFELAFEGQRAWDLKRRGEFLNVMRDQGKNVEDYKLLFPIPNNQVRLNPNLTQNEGW
- a CDS encoding TonB-dependent receptor, with amino-acid sequence MKKIVSWGLPFRYFPKMNLKMKLTTILLIVSLFEIQANSYAQGKKLTLNLENTSIEQVFNEIESISEFRFLYESERIDVDRKVTLHIENKKISEILALLFDRSDVAYKTRNRQIILTKKNPKEKRPPSTDNKVMYNEGPVQFQVSGMVSDADGAPLPGANILEKGTTNGTQSDFDGNFVLNVADENAVLVISYIGFATKEVGLNGQSSVNIGLKEDAAGLEEVVVVGYGTVRKKDLTGSVASVKGSDLEKTPSNTFVQSLQGKASGVDIRAASNAPGGGIRIRVRGTNSINASSQPLYVVDGFPIDNSNTTPEAGGNRASASDPLTSISSSEIASIEVLKDASATAIYGARGANGVVIVTTKRGGQGKAKIDFEYSSTISSVRKKLDLANAEELAILTNEWATNNSQPLIYDGINKPLPEDLGEGTDWQDQIFRSAITNNYNLTVSGGREGTRYLVSGNYMDQDGIIIESNFKRAGLKFNLDQDLGERLKFGMNANITRTINDAVDSDGGGYQNDTPLWNALTTTPVIPVKDSDGNYVHNHDETVKVLENPVSIAKTRTDLTYTTRVLSNAFLQYEILSGLSFKANFGADLINSKRNAYTPTTAETQALPNKGIASVGTLQRTNLLAEYTFNYNKSIGDKHRIDAVIGYTYQSNKLESVFSRTDDFFTDLVEFNNLELGSDPRPSKSGATESALLSYLGRVNYVFDDKYIITGSIRRDGSSKFGTGKKWGVFPSGAIAWRLVEEDFIQDLNVFSALKLRGSYGLTGNESIGAYNSLALYAATDQPIIGGVPVVGLAPNRINNPDLKWERTKQTDVGLEMGFFDGHLNLEAGYYVKTTEDLLLSVAIPTQSGYNTSVQNIGKVENRGFEFDLGMNHNFGKLTWNSNFNISFNRNKLLELPEGTDELINGIGRGETAYGSSIAQVGKPLGQFFGYRFDGIWESEEEIIAEGNTVGGVNRVGLPKYRDLNGDGFKQNLDDKEVVGDPNPDFIYGFTNSFSYKNLSLSVFINGSQGNDIANMNTIGLYAQPQKHNVLQKAFDERWQGPGTGSTIEAPLTNAGEWKNFSDRNVEDGSYLRVKTINLSYNLPIDDLGLQWFRSAQLYIAADNLITITDYSGFDPEVDLYASSNVSFGVDNGAYPSSRSFRIGMKLGF